The Cellulophaga lytica DSM 7489 nucleotide sequence AAAGAATTTACACAAGTTCTTAAGTCTTTAGGTATTGAAAATAAAAAATCTTTAATTGTGTTGGGTGATTCAAATAATAATGTATATTTGTCATCGCGCAATTTAAAGCGTTCCGAAGTTGTAATTAACTCAGAATTAAGCACTTACAAAATACTTAATGCTTCAAGTGTAGTGTTATGTGAGAGTGCATTAGAGGGAATTGTATCGAACTTAAACAAATAGAAAAGCAATGAGTGTATTAATTAAGCCAATAATTACGGAAAAAATGACCGCTGATAGCGAGTTATATAATCGTTATGGTTTCGTTGTGGATTTAAATGCCAATAAAATCCAAATTAAGGATGCTGTAGAGCAGGCTTATGGGGTTACGGTAAAAGATGTTCGAACAATGATTTACGGACCAAAGCGTAAAACACGTCACACTAAGACAGGTGTGCAGCACGGAAAAACTAATAGTTATAAGAAAGCTATTATTGACGTGGTAGAAGGAGATATAATTGATTTTTATAATAATCTATAAAGACAAAGAATGTCAGTTAGAAAATTAAAACCAATCACTCCAGGACAGCGATTTAGAGTAGTAAACGGATTTGACGCGATTACTACTGATAAGCCGGAGAAAAGTTTACTTGCTCCGTTAAAAAAGTCTGGAGGTAGAAACAGTCAGGGGAAAATGACAATGCGCCAAAAAGGTGGAGGTCATAAGAGAAGGTATCGTGTAGTTGATTTTAAGCGTGACAAACAAGGTGTTGTTGCGACTGTAGAATCTATTCAGTACGATCCAAACAGAACAGCTTTTATTGCATTAGTAGAGTATACTGATGGTGAAAAGAGATATGTTGTTGCTCAAAACGGTTTAGAAGTAGGTCAGAAGATTTCTTCTGGTGAATCTGCTTCGCCAGAGATAGGGAATGCTTTACCATTAAGTGCTATTCCTTTAGGAACAATTATTTCTTGTATAGAACTACGTCCTGGACAAGGAGCTGTAATGGCTAGGAGTGCAGGTACTTTTGCTCAGTTAATGGCAAAGGATGGAAAATTTGTAACTGTTAAGTTGCCATCTGGTGAGACTAGATTAGTTTTAGCGGGTTGTATGGCTACGATAGGAGCGGTATCAAATTCTGATCACCAATTACTTGTATCTGGTAAAGCGGGTAGAAGTAGATGGTTGGGTAGAAGACCAAGAACAAGACCAGTAGCAATGAACCCTGTAGATCATCCAATGGGTGGTGGTGAAGGTAGAGCTTCAGGTGGTCATCCAAGATCAAGAAATGGTATTCCTGCTAAAGGATTTAGAACTCGTTCTAAAACTAAGGATACAAATAGATATATATTAGAACGTAGAAAGAAATAAAATTAGAAAAAAATGGCACGTTCACTAAAGAAAGGACCTTACGTTCATTATAGTTTAGAGAAAAAAGTTCAACAAAATGTTGAGTCGGGTAAAAAAGCGGTTATTAAGACTTGGTCTAGAGCTTCTATGATTACTCCTGATTTTGTTGGTCAAACTATAGCAGTACACAACGGTAGACAATTTGTTCCTGTTTATGTAACAGAGAATATGGTAGGGCATAAATTAGGAGAATTTTCACCAACTAGATCTTTTAGAGGTCATGCTGGTGCGAAGAACAAAGGAAAAAAGTAAGCTATGGGAGTTCGTAAAAAACAGATGGCCGAAAGAATTAAGGCTGAAAAGAAAAAGATTGCTTTTGCAAAGTTGAACAACTGTCCAACTTCGCCAAGAAAAATGCGTCTTGTTGCAGATTTAATTAGAGGTGTACAGGTAGAAAAAGCTTTGGCTATATTAAAGTTTAGTCAAAAAGAAGCTTCAAGAAGGGTAGAAAAGTTATTGCTTTCTGCTATAGCTAACTGGCAGTCTAAAAATGAAGATGCTGATATTGAAGAAGCTGATCTTATTGTTAAAGAAATAAGAGTAGATAGTGGGGCAATGTTAAAAAGGTTAAGACCTGCGCCACAAGGAAGAGCACATAGAATTAGAAAACGTTCTAACCACGTAACATTGGTTTTAGAATCTAACAATAAAACTCAAAGCTAAGACATTACTATGGGACAAAAAACAAATCCAATCGGGAATCGTCTAGGTATCATCAGAGGTTGGGAATCTAACTGGTATGGTGGAAATGATTATGGAGATAAATTAGCAGAGGATGATAAAATACGTAAGTATGTTCATGCTCGTTTAGCAAAAGCTAGTGTTTCTAGGGTTATTATAGAGCGTACTTTAAAGCTTGTAACTGTAACTATTACTACTGCTAGACCTGGTATTATTATCGGTAAAGGTGGGCAGGAAGTAGATAAGTTAAAAGAGGAGCTTAAGAAGATTACTAGTAAAGAAGTTCAGATTAATATTTTTGAAATTAAGAGACCAGAAGTAGATGCAAATCTTGTAGCTGCTAGTGTTGCTCGTCAAATTGAAAATAGAATTTCTTATAGAAGAGCTATAAAAATGGCAATTGCTGCAGCAATGAGAATGAATGCAGAAGGTATAAAAATTCAAATCTCTGGAAGATTAAACGGTGCTGAGATGGCGCGTTCTGAAGCTTACAAAGATGGTAGAATTCCATTGTCTACTTTTAGAGCAGATATAGACTATGCATTAAATGAAGCACATACTACTTATGGTAGATTAGGTATAAAAGTGTGGATTATGAAAGGCGAGGTTTATGGTAAAAGAGAACTTTCTCCATTAGTTGGTATGTCTAAAGGACAGGGCAAAGGTGGAAGAAATGAAGGGCCTAAGAAACAACGTCGTAGAAAGTAATTATTTAAAGAGATAGAGAAATGTTACAACCAAAAAGAACCAAATTTCGTAAAGCGCAGAAAGGCCGTATGAAAGGACTTTCGCAAAGAGGGCATCAGCTTTCTAACGGTATGTTCGGTATAAAATCTTTAGATTCTAAGTTTATTACTTCACGTCAGATAGAGGCGGCTCGTATTGCTGCTACTAGATATATGAAGAGAGAGGGACAGTTATGGATAAAAATATTTCCGGACAAGCCTATTACTAAAAAGCCATTAGAAGTACGTATGGGTAAAGGTAAGGGTGCTCCAGAATATTTTGTTGCTGTTGTGAAACCAGGTAGAATTATGTTTGAGATTGCAGGTGTTCCTATGGACATCGCTAAAGAGGCTTTACGTCTTGCAGCTCAAAAATTACCGGTAAAGACTAAATTTATTGTTGCTAGAGATTATTCAGCTTAATTTATAATTTAAGGAATCATGAAACAATCAGAAGTAAAAGAATTATCAGTTGAAGATTTAAAAAATAAATTAGCTGAGTACAAAAAACAGTATGGCGATTTAAAATTAGCACATTCTGTTACACCTTTGGAGAATCCACTTCAAATCAGAAAGACGAGAAGAACGGTGGCTAGACTAGCAACTGAATTAACTAAAAGGGATAACCAATAATTGGTTCTGCTTTATGGAAAAAAGAAATTTAAGAAAAGAGAGAGTAGGAGTTGTTACTAGCAACAAAATGGAGAAATCAATTGTGGTTTCAGAAGTTAAGCGTGTTAAGCACCCTATGTACGGTAAGTTCGTGTTAAAAACAAAGAAATATGTTGCGCACGACGAAACAAACGATTGCAATATTGGTGATACAGTAAAAATAATGGAGACTCGTCCATTGAGTAGAACTAAGTGTTGGAGATTGGTGGAAATTTTAGAAAGAGCTAAATAATATGTTACAGCAAGAATCTAGACTAAAAGTGGCAGACAATACAGGGGCAAAAGAAGTTTTGACTATACGTGTATTGGGCGGTACAAAAAGAAGATATGCATCTGTTGGAGATAAAATAGTAGTGTCTGTTAAAGATGCTACTCCAAACGGAGGTATCAAAAAAGGTGCTGTTTCAACTGCAGTGGTTGTAAGAACAAAGAAAGAAGTAAGAAGACAAGATGGATCTTACATTCGTTTTGATGATAATGCGTGTGTATTATTAAACCCAACGGGTGAAATGAGAGGTACGTGTGTTTTTGGACCTGTTGCAAGAGAGCTTCGTGATAAGCAATTCATGAAGATTGTTTCATTAGCCCCTGAGGTACTTTAATATTCAGAAAAATGATGAAGTTAAAAATTAAAACAGGAGATACAGTAAGAATTATAGCTGGAGACCATAAAGGTACAGAAGGTAAAGTTGTTAGTGTAGACCGTGAAAAAAATAAGGCAATTGTTGAAGGTGCTAATATGGTATCTAAGCATGAAAAGCCTAGCGCAAACAATCCTCAAGGAGGAATCGTTAAAAAGGAAGCTCCATTACACATTTCTAACCTATCTTTAATTGATCCTAAATCAGGAGAAACTACAAGAGTTGGTTATGAAGTAAGAGATGGTAAGAAAGTGAGATTTTCTAAAAAATCTAATGAAGTAATTTAATTATGACTTACACTCCAAGATTAAAACAAGAATATAAAGAGCGTATTGTTTCATCTCTTACAGAAGAGTTTGAGTACAAAAACGTTATGCAGGTGCCAAAACTTACTAAAATAGTTTTAAGTAGAGGTATTGGTGCTGCAGTTGCAGATAAAAAGCTTATAGATCACGCTATTGATGAGTTAACACTTATCACTGGTCAAAAAGCAGTTTCTACAATGTCTAAAAAAGATGTTGCTTCATTTAAATTACGTAAAGGAATGCCAATTGGTGCTAAAGTTACGTTAAGAGGTGAGAGAATGTATGAGTTTTTAGATAGGTTAATTACAAGTGCGTTGCCACGTGTTAGAGATTTTCAAGGTATTAAGGCTACAGGTTTTGATGGTCGTGGAAACTATAACTTAGGTATTACAGAGCAAATTATATTTCCAGAAATAAACATTGATAAGATTAATAGAATCAATGGTATGGATATTACATTTGTAACTACTGCTGAGACTGATAAAGAAGCTAAATCATTATTAACTCATTTAGGATTACCTTTTAAAAAGAATTAGTATGGCTAAAGAATCAATGAAGGCCCGCGAAAGAAAAAGAGCGGCAACAGTTGCAAAATATGCTGAGAAAAGAAAAGCTTTAAAAGAAGCTGGAGATTATGAAGCATTACAAAAATTACCAAAAAATGCTTCACCTGTTCGTATGCATAACAGATGTAAGTTAACAGGAAGACCAAAAGGTTATATGAGAACTTTTGGTATTTCTAGGGTAACTTTTAGAGAAATGGCTAACAATGGTTTAATCCCAGGGGTTAAAAAAGCAAGTTGGTAAACAATAAACAATCAATATAAATTGGTTTCAGGTTTAACAAAAAAAAGTTAAAAACCGTCACCGCAAATTATTTTAAATGGTAACAGATCCTATAGCAGATTATTTAACAAGAGTTAGAAATGCCAGTCGTGCAGGTCACAGAGTGGTAGAGATTCCTGCTTCAAATCTAAAAACAGAAATAACTAAAATATTATTTGATCAAGGATATATTTTAAGTTATAAAGTCATTGAAGACGCAGTACAGGGTACAATTAAAATTGCTTTGAAATACAATAAAGCAACTAAAGAGCCTGTAATTAAAAAAATACAACGAGTAAGTAAGCCAGGTTTACGTAAGTATGCTGGTTCTTCAGACTTGCCAAGAGTACTTAACGGTTTAGGTATCGCTATAGTTTCTACTTCTCATGGAGTTATGACTAGCAAGCAAGCTAAGTTAGAAAAAGTTGGTGGTGAAGTTTTATGCTACGTTTATTAATCTATAAAGAATAAGAATAATGTCTAGAATAGGTAATAATCCAGTAACAATTCCTGAGGGTGTAACCGTAGAGGTTAACGATAATGTAGTTACTATGAAAGGTAAATTGGGTGAATTAACTCAAGAGTTTTCAGGAATTTCAGTAAAAATAGAAGAAGGATCAATCATTGTAACGAGAAATTCAGAACATAAGAGTGATAAAGCTAAGCACGGTTTGTACAGAGCTTTATTCTTTAATATGATTGAAGGGGTTTCTAAAGGTTGGACTAAAGAATTAGAATTGGTTGGTGTAGGTTATAGAGCTAGCCACCAAGGACAAAAATTAGATTTGGCTGTTGGTTTTTCACACAATATAGTTCTGGACATAGCTCCAGAAGTAAAAGTGGAAACAGTTTCTGAGAAAGGAAAGAATCCAATTGTAAAATTAACATCTTTTGACAAGCAATTAGTAGGTCAAGTAGCGGCAAAAATAAGAGCTTTCCGTAAGCCAGAGCCATACAAAGGAAAAGGTATTAAGTTTGTTGGAGAAATATTAAGAAGAAAAGCAGGTAAATCAGCTTAATAATTAGCAATATGGGATTATCAAAGACTGAAAGAAGATACAGAATCAAGAGAAGGATTAGAAAAGTTTCATTTGGAACTGCAACTAGACCAAGATTAGCTGTATTTAGAAGTAATAAAGAAATTTACGCTCAAATTATTGATGATAATGCAGGAACTACTTTAGTTGCTGCTTCATCAAGAGATAAAGAGCTAGATGCAAAAGGAACTAAAATAGAAATAGCAAACCAAGTTGGTAAAGCTATTGCTGAAAAGGCTTTAAAAGCTGGTATAGAGACTATTGCTTTTGATAGAGGTGGAAACTTATACCACGGAAGAATTAAATCATTAGCAGAAGGTGCTAGAGAAGGCGGACTTAAATTCTAATATATTATGTACCAAAAATATAAAAACGTAGAAACAGTTAAACCAGGAGGATTAGATTTAAAAGATCGTCTGGTTGGTGTACAAAGAGTTACTAAGGTAACAAAAGGTGGTAGAGCTTTTGGTTTTTCTGCTATAGTTGTTGTAGGAGATGAAAATGGTGTTGTAGGACACGGTTTAGGAAAATCTAAAGATGTTGCTACTGCTATAGCAAAAGCTGTTGAAGACGCAAAAAAGAATTTAATTAGAATCCCTCTAATCAAAGGAACTATACCTCACGAGCAAAAAGGTAAATTTGGTGGAGCACGTGTATACATTCAGCCTGCATCTCACGGTACAGGTGTAATTGCTGGTGGAGCTTTAAGAGCTGTATTAGAAGCAGTTGGTGTACATGATGTATTATCAAAATCACAAGGATCTTCTAACCCTCATAACGTAGTAAAAGCAACTTTTGATGCTTTATTACAAATTAGGGATGCAAAAACAATTGCAGATCAAAGAGGAGTATCTTTAGAAAAAGTATTTAAAGGATAAATAGGATACAATGGGAAAGATTAAAGTAAAGCAAGTTAAGAGTAATATTAAACAGACTCAAAGACAGAAAAGAACCTTAGAGGCTCTTGGGCTTAGAAAAATTGGTCAAGTTGTTGAGCATGAGGCTACGCCAAATATCCTTGGTATGGTAAATAAAGTTGAACATTTAGTTTCTACTGAAGAAGCTTAATTATAAATTTATCAAGATGAATTTAAGTAATTTAACACCTGCAGAAGGTGCTGTTAATAAGGCAGGTAAAATCGTAGGTAGAGGACAAGGTTCTGGTAAAGGTGGTACTGCTACTAGAGGGCACAAAGGTGCTAAATCTAGATCTGGTTACTCTAAGAAGATTGGTTTTGAAGGTGGACAGATGCCGTTGCAAAGACGTGTGCCTAAGTTTGGTTTCACAAACATTAATAGAAAAGAATACCAAGGTATTAATCTTGACAAACTACAAGGGTTGGTTGAAAAAGGAGCTATAAAAGATGTAGTTACTTTTGAAACTCTAGTAGAGAATAGATTAGTAAGGAAAAATGATTTGGTTAAGATTTTAGGTGGTGGTGAGTTAAAAGCTTCACTTAAGATTTCTGCTCACAAATTTACTGCATCTGCTAAGCAAGCTATTGAAGCTGCTGGAGGAGAAGCAATAAGTCTTTAATCACTAAACAGAAGATGAAGAAATTTTTTGATACCATATCCAATATTTGGAAAATAGAAGAGTTAAGAAACAGAATAATTATTACGCTTACTTTACTATTAGTATACCGTTTTGGTGCTCAAATTGCACTACCAGGGATAGACTCTCAGGAATTGGGTAATTTACAATCGGGTACAGAACAAGGTATATTTGGTTTATTAAATGCATTTACAGGTGGGGCTTTTGCCAAGGCATCTGTTTTTGCATTGGGTATAATGCCTTATATTTCTGCATCTATTGTAGTGCAATTAATGGGTATAGCTATCCCTTACCTTCAAAAATTACAAAAAGAAGGTGAGAGTGGAAGAAAAACAATTAACCAAATTACAAGATGGTTAACAATTGCTATATGTATAGTACAGGCTCCTGCTTATTTGTTAGGTTTAGGTGCTTTTGGTGTACCAGATAGTGCTTTTGTATTAGGTAAAGGATTAGATTTTATGATCCCAGCCGTAATAATATTAGTAACTGGTACTGTATTTGCAATGTGGTTAGGAGAAAAAATAACTGATAAAGGTATTGGTAATGGTATTTCATTATTAATTATGATTGGTATTATTGCTACAATGCCGCAGGCATTTATGCAAGAAGTTGCTTCTAGAACAGGAGAAAATACTGGTGGTCCAATGTTAATACTTGTAGAAGTTATTTTATGGTTCTTAGTTATATTAGCATCTGTGCTTATAGTTTTGGCAACTCGTCAAATACCTGTTCAGTACGCTAGAAGAACAGCTTCTGGTGGTTATGAGAAAAATATTACTGGATCTAGACAATATATTCCATTAAAATTAAATGCATCTGGTGTAATGCCAATAATATTTGCTCAAGCATTAATGTTTTTGCCTGGTATGATTGGTAAGTATTTTAATACTTCTGCAATAGGTTCATGGTTTGAGGTTAATTTTCAGGATCCCTTTGGATTAGCATATAATTTGTTATTTGCTTTTCTAATTATAATATTCACATATTTTTATACTGCTATCACTGTACCAACAAATAAGATGGCAGATGACTTAAAAAGAAGTGGTGGATTTGTACCAGGAACAAGGCCTGGGAAAGAAACTGCAGATTTTTTAGATAAAATTATGTCATTAATTACGTTACCCGGATCTATTTTCTTAGCTTTGCTGGCTGTTTTACCAGCTATTGTTGTTCAACTGCTAGGAATTCAAGGAAATTGGGCAATGTTTTATGGTGGAACATCACTACTAATTATGGTAGGTGTGGCAATTGATACAGTTCAGCAAGTAAATTCATATTTGTTAAATAGACATTATGATGGCTTAATGAAAAGTGGTAAAAATAGAAAAGTAGCATAAGTTATGGCTAAACAAGCAGCGATAGAGCAAGACGGATCTATAATTGAGGCATTATCAAATGCAATGTTCCGTGTGGAGTTAGAAAACGGACACGTGGTAACAGCGCATATATCTGGAAAGATGAGAATGCATTATATTAAATTATTACCAGGTGATAAGGTTAAATTAGAAATGAGCCCTTATGACTTGACTAAAGCAAGAATTACATATAGATATTAAGATGAAAGTAAGAGCATCAATAAAAAAGAGAAGTGCCGAGTGCAAAATAGTGCGCAGAAAAGGACGGTTGTACGTAATTAATAAAAAGAATCCTAGATTTAAACAAAGACAAGGGTAATTATGGCAAGAATTGCAGGTGTAGATATACCAAAACAGAAAAGAGGAGTTATAGCTTTAACCTATATATTTGGTGTAGGTAGAAGTAGAGCTAAAGAAATTTTAGCTAAAGCCCAAGTTAGTGAAGATACTAAAGTATCAGATTGGAATGATGACGAAATAGGTCGTATTCGTGATGCTGTATCTGAGTTTACAATTGAAGGTGAATTACGTTCAGAAATTCAATTAAGCATTAAGCGTTTAATGGATATCGGATGTTACAGAGGAATTCGTCATAGATCTGGTTTACCTTTAAGAGGTCAAAGAACTAAGAACAACTCTAGAACTAGAAAAGGTAAAAGAAAAACTGTTGCTAATAAGAAAAAAGCAACTAAATAATTAAAAGTCATTAGTATTTAGTAGTTGGATTGAATCTGTTTGAAATGTAATAGTTTAGGATTCTAATACTAACAACTAACAACTAAAAACTAAAATCATATGGCAAAGTCAAATACAAAAACAGCTAAAAAACGTAAAGTTATAGTTGAATCTGTTGGAGAAGCACACGTAACAGCTTCTTTTAACAACATTATTATTTCTTTAACAAACAAAAAAGGAGATGTAATCTCTTGGTCATCTGCCGGTAAAATGGGCTTTAGAGGATCTAAGAAAAATACACCTTATGCTGCACAAGTAGCATCTGAGGACTGTGCAAAAGTTGCACATGAAGCAGGACTAAGAAAAGTTAAAGTATACGTAAAAGGACCTGGAAACGGTAGAGAATCTGCAATACGTGCAATTCACAACTCAGGAATTGAAGTAACTGAAATTATTGATGTTACTCCATTACCACACAACGGTTGTAGACCTCCAAAAAGAAGAAGAGTTTAATTAAATTAATAGCCCTAAGGGCATTTCACAGAAAGTGTAATTACGATTATCGAAGGATAAGCCTTAATTCATAATCTCACTTTCAAAATTTTAGAAAATGGCAAGATATACAGGACCTAAAACTAAGATCGCACGTAAATTCGGAGAAGCGATATTTGGAGAAGATAAGTCTTTTGAGAAAAAGAATTATCCTCCAGGACAACACGGTAACAACAGACGTCGTGGTAAAAAATCTGAATATGCTATCCAATTAATGGAGAAGCAAAAAGCTAAATATTCTTACGGAATTTTAGAAAAACAATTTAGAAACTTATTTGCAAAAGCAAACAGTAGTAAAGGAGTAACTGGTGAAGTTTTACTTCAGTTATGTGAATCTCGTTTAGATAACGTTGTTTACAGAATGGGTATTTCTAACTCAAGAAGAGGGGCAAGACAATTAGTTTCTCACCGTCACATTACTGTAAATGGAGAATTGGTAAACATACCATCTTATTCTTTAAAGCCAGGAGATGTTGTAGGTGTTAGAGAAAAATCTAAATCATTATCTGCTATACAAGATGCATTGGCTGCTAACAGTCGAGTATACGAGTGGATTACTTGGAATTCTGAAAAGAAGGAAGGTACATATGTATCTATTCCAGAAAGAGTTCAGATTCCAGAGAATATCAAGGAACAACTAATCGTCGAGTTATACTCTAAATAAACAACCTAATTCAACTATGGCATTATTAAATTTTCAGAAGCCCGATAAAGTTATAATGATCGATTCTACAGATTTTGAAGGGAAATTTGAATTTCGTCCTTTAGAGCCTGGTTATGGATTGACTGTTGGAAACGCATTAAGAAGAGTATTACTTTCTGCATTAGAAGGTTTTGCAATTACTTCTGTGAGAATGGACAAAGTAGAACATGAGTTCTCTGTTATTCCTGGTGTTGTTGAAGACGTTACAGAAATGATTTTAAACTTAAAACAAGTTCGTTTTAAGAGACAAATAGAAGATGTTGAAGCTGAAACAGTTTCAATTTCTGTAAGTGGTAAAAATCAGTTAACTGCGGGTGATTTTCAGAAATTTATTTCTGGGTACCAAGTATTAAATCCTGATTTAGTAATTTGTAATATGGATGCTAAAGTAAGCATCAATATGGAAATTGTTATTGAAAAAGGAAGAGGATACGTACCAGCAGAAGAGAATAAAAAGCCTGGTGCTGCTATAGGAACTATTCCAATTGATTCTATTTTTACGCCTATTAAAAACGTAAAATATAGTATTGAGAACTATCGTGTAGAACAAAAAACTGATTATGAAAAACTAGTTTTTGAAATCAGTAGCGATGGATCAATAAATCCTAAAGATGCTTTAACTGAAGCTGCAAAGGTTTTAATTCATCACTTCATGTTATTCTCTGATGAGCGTATTACTCTAGAAGCAGATGAAATAGCTCAGACTGAGACTTATGATGAGGAATCATTACACATGCGTCAGTTGCTAAAAACTAAATTAGTAGATATGGATTTATCAGTTCGTGCACTAAATTGTTTAAAAGCAGCAGAAGTAGATACATTAGGAGACTTAGTTTCATTTAACAAAAATGATCTTATGAAGTTTAGAAACTTCGGTAAAAAATCATTAACTGAATTAGAAGAGTTAGTGATTAATAAAGGATTAAGTTTTGGAATGGACTTGTCAAAATATAAATTGGATAAAGATTAATTTTATTTCCATTAAAGGAGATATATAAGATAATACAATGAGACACGGTAAAAAAGTTAATCATTTAGGAAGAAAAGCAGCGCATAGAAAAGCTATGTTAGCAAATATGGCTTGTTCTTTAATTGAGCACAAAAGAATTAACACTACTGTTGCTAAAGCTAAAGCTTTAAAACA carries:
- the ykgO gene encoding type B 50S ribosomal protein L36; its protein translation is MKVRASIKKRSAECKIVRRKGRLYVINKKNPRFKQRQG
- a CDS encoding DNA-directed RNA polymerase subunit alpha, translated to MALLNFQKPDKVIMIDSTDFEGKFEFRPLEPGYGLTVGNALRRVLLSALEGFAITSVRMDKVEHEFSVIPGVVEDVTEMILNLKQVRFKRQIEDVEAETVSISVSGKNQLTAGDFQKFISGYQVLNPDLVICNMDAKVSINMEIVIEKGRGYVPAEENKKPGAAIGTIPIDSIFTPIKNVKYSIENYRVEQKTDYEKLVFEISSDGSINPKDALTEAAKVLIHHFMLFSDERITLEADEIAQTETYDEESLHMRQLLKTKLVDMDLSVRALNCLKAAEVDTLGDLVSFNKNDLMKFRNFGKKSLTELEELVINKGLSFGMDLSKYKLDKD
- the secY gene encoding preprotein translocase subunit SecY, which encodes MKKFFDTISNIWKIEELRNRIIITLTLLLVYRFGAQIALPGIDSQELGNLQSGTEQGIFGLLNAFTGGAFAKASVFALGIMPYISASIVVQLMGIAIPYLQKLQKEGESGRKTINQITRWLTIAICIVQAPAYLLGLGAFGVPDSAFVLGKGLDFMIPAVIILVTGTVFAMWLGEKITDKGIGNGISLLIMIGIIATMPQAFMQEVASRTGENTGGPMLILVEVILWFLVILASVLIVLATRQIPVQYARRTASGGYEKNITGSRQYIPLKLNASGVMPIIFAQALMFLPGMIGKYFNTSAIGSWFEVNFQDPFGLAYNLLFAFLIIIFTYFYTAITVPTNKMADDLKRSGGFVPGTRPGKETADFLDKIMSLITLPGSIFLALLAVLPAIVVQLLGIQGNWAMFYGGTSLLIMVGVAIDTVQQVNSYLLNRHYDGLMKSGKNRKVA
- the rpsK gene encoding 30S ribosomal protein S11, with the translated sequence MAKSNTKTAKKRKVIVESVGEAHVTASFNNIIISLTNKKGDVISWSSAGKMGFRGSKKNTPYAAQVASEDCAKVAHEAGLRKVKVYVKGPGNGRESAIRAIHNSGIEVTEIIDVTPLPHNGCRPPKRRRV
- the rpsD gene encoding 30S ribosomal protein S4, translating into MARYTGPKTKIARKFGEAIFGEDKSFEKKNYPPGQHGNNRRRGKKSEYAIQLMEKQKAKYSYGILEKQFRNLFAKANSSKGVTGEVLLQLCESRLDNVVYRMGISNSRRGARQLVSHRHITVNGELVNIPSYSLKPGDVVGVREKSKSLSAIQDALAANSRVYEWITWNSEKKEGTYVSIPERVQIPENIKEQLIVELYSK
- the rpsM gene encoding 30S ribosomal protein S13, with the translated sequence MARIAGVDIPKQKRGVIALTYIFGVGRSRAKEILAKAQVSEDTKVSDWNDDEIGRIRDAVSEFTIEGELRSEIQLSIKRLMDIGCYRGIRHRSGLPLRGQRTKNNSRTRKGKRKTVANKKKATK
- the infA gene encoding translation initiation factor IF-1, giving the protein MAKQAAIEQDGSIIEALSNAMFRVELENGHVVTAHISGKMRMHYIKLLPGDKVKLEMSPYDLTKARITYRY